One Neovison vison isolate M4711 chromosome 2, ASM_NN_V1, whole genome shotgun sequence genomic window carries:
- the LRRC18 gene encoding leucine-rich repeat-containing protein 18, translating to MAKGGKGPKGKKITLKVAKNCIKITFDGRKRLDLSKMGITNFPKCILRLNDVDELDLSRNMIRKIPESISKFQNLRWLDLHSNYIDKLPESLGQMTTLLYLNVSNNRLITNGLPAELNQLKNIRTLNLGLNHLDSVPTTLGALKELHEVGLYDNLLTSIPNSISKLPKLKKLNIKRNPFPKSEESDTFIDTIKRLDNLYLVEDKDLCSNCLRKCQQARDKLNKIKNIATGAPKKAIFSNLVSPNSMAKDSQEDWRIRSTSP from the exons ATGGCCAAGGGCGGGAAAGGCCCTAAGGGCAAGAAGATCACCCTCAAAGTGGCCAAGAATTGTATCAAAATCACATTTGATGGGAGAAAACGCCTTGACTTGAGCAAGATGGGAATTACCAATTTCCCCAAGTGTATCCTGAGACTGAATGATGTGGATGAGCTCGATCTTAGCCGGAATATGATCAGAAAAATCCCTGAATCAATCTCCAAGTTCCAGAACCTGCGGTGGCTGGACCTGCACAGCAACTATATTGACAAGcttcctgagtccctcggccagaTGACGACTCTGCTCTACCTCAATGTCAGCAACAACAGGCTCATCACCAATGGGCTGCCTGCGGAGCTCAATCAGCTCAAGAATATCCGCACCTTGAACCTAGGCTTAAACCACCTGGACAGTGTGCCCACCACCCTGGGTGCTCTGAAGGAGCTCCATGAGGTGGGGCTCTATGACAACCTGCTGACCAGCATCCCCAACAGCATCTCCAAGCTCCCCAAGCTCAAAAAGCTCAACATAAAGCGAAACCCCTTTCCCAAGTCGGAGGAGTCAGACACATTCATAGATACCATCAAGAGGCTGGACAACTTATATCTGGTGGAAGACAAAGATCTTTGTTCAAATTGCCTGAGAAAATGCCAACAGGCCCGGGACAAGCTGAACAAAATCAAGAATATTGCCACGGGAGCACCGAAAAAGGCCATCTTTTCCAATTTGGTCTCACCCAACTCCATGGCCAAGGATTCCCAAGAAGACTGGAG GATCCGTTCAACATCTCCCTAG